The following are encoded in a window of Ferribacterium limneticum genomic DNA:
- the tcuB gene encoding tricarballylate utilization 4Fe-4S protein TcuB, which produces MQALKKLVNEAGELAIGEVRLSDKEAEVGRIMTICNACRYCEGFCAVFPAMTRRLEFGKADIHYLANLCHNCGSCLHACQYAPPHEFAVNVPQAMAKVRGETYATYAWPQAFGGLYKNNGTTMALALAAGLALFLVLTLQVTGGILHAPLAGNFYAIFPHNTLALMFGAVFAFAVLALTLGVRRFWGEISPGEISGEAGAEAAGNVLQLKYLDGGHGMGCNNADDAFTLLRRRFHHFTFYGFMLCFAATSVATLYHYLLDLHAPYAVSSLPVLLGIAGGIGLLIGPAGLLWLNLKRHPWHGDVEQKPMDRGFIALLFLTSLTGLLLLGLRDTAVMGLLLAVHLGVVMALFLTLPYGKFAHGIFRSASLLKWSIEKRQPNNLQLGSE; this is translated from the coding sequence ATGCAGGCGCTTAAAAAACTGGTCAACGAGGCCGGCGAATTAGCCATTGGCGAGGTTCGCCTGAGCGACAAGGAGGCTGAAGTTGGCCGCATCATGACAATCTGCAACGCCTGCCGCTACTGCGAAGGTTTCTGCGCCGTTTTTCCGGCGATGACCCGGCGGCTGGAATTTGGCAAGGCCGACATCCATTACCTGGCCAATCTCTGCCATAACTGCGGCTCCTGCCTGCATGCCTGCCAGTACGCGCCGCCACATGAGTTTGCGGTGAATGTGCCGCAGGCAATGGCCAAGGTGCGCGGTGAAACCTATGCCACCTATGCTTGGCCGCAGGCATTCGGCGGCCTCTACAAGAACAACGGGACGACGATGGCGCTGGCCCTGGCCGCTGGCCTGGCGCTGTTCCTGGTACTGACCTTGCAGGTCACCGGTGGCATCCTGCATGCGCCGCTGGCTGGCAACTTCTACGCCATCTTTCCGCACAACACGCTGGCCCTGATGTTCGGTGCCGTCTTCGCGTTCGCGGTGCTTGCCTTGACCCTCGGTGTACGCCGCTTCTGGGGTGAAATATCGCCCGGCGAGATCAGCGGCGAGGCTGGCGCCGAGGCGGCTGGCAACGTGTTGCAACTGAAGTATCTGGACGGCGGTCACGGCATGGGCTGCAATAACGCCGACGATGCTTTTACCCTACTGCGTCGCCGCTTCCATCACTTCACTTTCTACGGATTCATGCTGTGTTTCGCTGCAACCAGCGTAGCGACGCTCTACCACTACCTGCTCGACCTGCACGCGCCCTACGCAGTGAGCAGCCTGCCGGTACTCCTCGGCATCGCCGGCGGGATAGGTCTGCTCATCGGCCCGGCCGGCCTGCTTTGGTTGAATCTCAAGCGCCATCCCTGGCATGGTGACGTCGAACAAAAACCGATGGATCGCGGTTTCATCGCACTCCTTTTCCTGACCAGCCTGACCGGACTCCTGCTCCTTGGCCTGCGCGACACAGCGGTCATGGGCTTGTTGCTGGCCGTGCATCTCGGGGTTGTGATGGCGCTGTTCCTTACGCTGCCTTACGGCAAGTTTGCCCATGGCATCTTCCGCTCGGCTTCTCTGCTCAAATGGTCAATAGAGAAGCGGCAGCCGAACAACCTGCAACTGGGCTCCGAGTAA